Proteins found in one Muntiacus reevesi chromosome 2, mMunRee1.1, whole genome shotgun sequence genomic segment:
- the VASN gene encoding vasorin → MCSRAPLCLLLPLLLLLPALGPGVQGCPSGCQCNQPRTVFCTARQGTTVPLDVPPDTVGLYVFENGITTLDTGSFAGLLGLQLLDLSQNQIASLPGGVFQPLANLSNLDLTANRLREITNETFRGLRRLERLYLGKNRIRHIQPGAFDALNRLLELKLQDNELRVLPPLRLPRLLLLDLSHNSLPALEPGILDTANVEALRLAGLGLRHLDEGLFSRLRNLHDLDVADNQLERVPPAVRGLRGLTRLRLAGNTRIAQLRPEDLVGLAALQELDLSNLSLQALPHELSALFPRLRLLAAARNPFNCVCSLSWFGPWVRESRLTLASPEETRCHFPPKNAGRLLLDLDYADFGCPATTTTATAPTTRAPVREPTLPPSSPAPTRLPATELATEAPSRPSPAPPTVGPVPPPRDCPASICLNGGTCHLGARGHLECLCHQGFTGLYCEGRMRPGPRPSPAPATPRPLPLGIEPASPTSLRVGLQRFQQGSAVQLRSLRLTYRNLSGPDKRPVTLRLPASLAEYTVTQLRPNATYSICVQALGAGRVPEGEEACGEAHTPPAARSNHAPVTQAREGNLPLLIAPALAAVILAVLAAIGAAFCVRRGRAAAAVAQGKGQVGPGTGPLELEGVKAPLEPDPKALEGGGEAPPGGLECEVPLMGYSGPGPQGPLPAKPYI, encoded by the coding sequence ATGTGCTCCAGGGCCCCCCTGTGCCTGCTGCtgccgttgctgctgctgctgccagccCTGGGGCCCGGGGTGCAAGGCTGCCCGTCTGGCTGCCAGTGCAACCAGCCACGGACTGTCTTCTGCACTGCCCGCCAGGGGACCACCGTGCCTCTGGATGTGCCACCCGACACTGTGGGCCTGTACGTCTTTGAGAATGGCATCACCACGCTCGACACGGGCAGCTTTGCcggcctgctggggctgcagcTCCTAGACCTGTCGCAAAACCAGATCGCCAGCCTACCCGGGGGGGTCTTCCAGCCACTGGCCAACCTCAGCAACCTGGACCTGACTGCCAACAGGCTCCGGGAGATCACCAACGAGACCTTCCGAGGCCTGCGCCGCCTCGAGCGCCTCTACCTGGGCAAGAACCGCATCCGCCACATCCAGCCCGGTGCCTTTGACGCGCTCAACCGCCTCCTGGAGCTCAAGCTGCAGGACAACGAGCTGCGGGTGCTGCCCCCGCTGCGCCTGCCCCGCTTGCTGCTGCTGGACCTCAGCCACAACAGCCTCCCAGCCCTGGAGCCCGGCATCCTGGACACCGCCAACGTGGAGGCACTGCGGCTGGCCGGCCTGGGGCTGCGGCACCTGGACGAGGGGCTCTTCAGCCGCCTGCGCAACCTCCACGACCTGGACGTGGCTGACAACCAGCTTGAGCGCGTGCCCCCCGCCGTCCGGGGCCTGCGAGGCCTGACGCGCCTGCGGCTGGCTGGCAACACCCGCATTGCCCAGCTGCGGCCAGAGGACCTGGTCGGCCTGGCGGCCCTGCAGGAGCTGGACCTGAGCAACCTGAGCCTGCAGGCCCTGCCGCACGAGCTCTCTGCCCTCTTCCCCCGCCTGAGGCTCCTGGCGGCCGCCCGCAACCCCTTCAACTGCGTGTGCTCCCTCAGCTGGTTCGGCCCCTGGGTCCGGGAGAGCCGCCTGACCCTGGCCAGCCCCGAGGAGACGCGCTGCCACTTCCCACCCAAGAACGCTGGCCGGCTGCTCCTGGACCTTGACTACGCCGACTTCGGCTGCCcggccaccaccaccacagccaCGGCGCCCACCACGAGGGCCCCCGTGCGGGAGCCCACGCTCCCGCCTTCCAGCCCAGCTCCCACCCGGCTCCCCGCCACGGAGCTGGCCACCGAGGCCCCGAGCCGGCCGTCCCCTGCACCCCCCACCGTGGGGCCTGTGCCCCCGCCCCGGGACTGCCCAGCGTCCATCTGCCTCAATGGGGGCACCTGCCACCTGGGGGCGCGGGGCCACCTGGAGTGTCTGTGTCATCAGGGCTTCACGGGGCTGTACTGCGAGGGCCGCATGAGGCCGGGGCCCAGGCCCAGCCCCGCCCCGGCCACGCCACGGCCCCTGCCCCTGGGCATCGAGCCTGCCAGTCCCACGTCCCTGCGGGTGGGGCTCCAGCGCTTCCAGCAGGGCAGTGCCGTGCAGCTGAGGAGCCTCCGCCTCACCTATCGCAACCTCTCGGGCCCTGACAAGCGGCCGGTGACGCTGCGGCTGCCCGCCTCGCTCGCCGAGTACACTGTCACCCAGCTGAGGCCCAATGCCACCTACTCCATCTGCGTCCAggccctgggggctgggagggtgcCTGAGGGCGAGGAGGCCTGCGGGGAGGCCCACACGCCCCCGGCCGCCCGCTCCAACCACGCCCCAGTCACCCAGGCCCGCGAGGGCAACCTGCCGCTCCTGATCGCGCCTGCCCTGGCCGCCGTGATCCTGGCCGTGCTGGCCGCCATCGGGGCAGCCTTCTGTGTGCGGCGGGGGCGGGCCGCCGCGGCCGTGGCACAGGGCAAAGGGCAAGTGGGACCCGGGACCGGGCCCCTGGAGCTGGAGGGGGTGAAGGCCCCCCTGGAGCCAGATCCCAAGGCGTTGGAGGGTGGTGGGGAGGCCCCGCCTGGCGGACTGGAGTGCGAGGTGCCGCTCATGGGCTACTCGGGGCCGGGCCCACAGGGGCCCCTCCCAGCCAAGCCCTACATCTAA